A genomic segment from Desulfuromonas thiophila encodes:
- the alaS gene encoding alanine--tRNA ligase, producing the protein MTADALRTRFLQFFAQRGHQVVPSSSLIPHNDPTLLFTNAGMNQFKDCFLGEEKRDYVRAATSQKCVRAGGKHNDLENVGRTARHHTFFEMLGNFSFGDYFKKEAIAFAWEFLTQDLKLDKSRLYVTVFTDDDEAADIWHQQEGVPRERIFRFGEKDNFWSMGDTGPCGPCSEIFWDNGPGVGCGRPDCAVGCDCDRYMEIWNNVFMQFNRSADGTLAPLPKPAVDTGMGLERICTVMQGVTSNYDTDLLRRIIGHIEQLSGKGYGADGDNDVSMRVIADHSRATAFLIADGVLPSNEGRGYVLRRIMRRAMRHARMLGFDTPVLYQTATFVLETMAGAYPEEAKRAAFVAKVVKNEEERFIQTLGNGLRILQEEIDRLRHQGATTIPGAVVFKLYDTFGFPVDLTADIVEKDGFALDEAGFDRCMAQQRQQAREHWKGSGEEGIASIYKQLAEQGLQVEFTGYDKTADFGTIVALLRDGQRVERAGAGERVEIITSATPFYGESGGQSGDCGCLTTQGAEVLIDNAIKPLPQLIVHQGLIRSGELAVGDAAELQIDREKRCAAALNHSATHLLQAVLGEVLGDHVQQAGSLVTPERLRFDFTHFSALSDAELRRIEDEVNRRIRENRAIETQEMDTESAVAAGARALFGEKYGERVRVVRMGDFSMELCGGTHAGSCGDIGLFRILQESGIAAGVRRIEATTGAQALRTIQQQDELINQLAALVKSDRSHLTSRLQKLLEQQRELERQVASLSDRLEAGRAGELIEQVQTIAGVPCLIARLDDLDGKQLREQCDKLRDRLPSGVIVLAGACGDKAALLVAVSKDLTNRLQAGKLIAPLAEQVGGKGGGRPDLAQAGGSRPEGLTELLQQAPALLAEALQS; encoded by the coding sequence ATGACCGCTGACGCTCTCCGCACCCGCTTCCTGCAGTTTTTTGCCCAGCGCGGCCATCAGGTGGTGCCCTCGTCCTCCCTGATTCCGCACAACGACCCGACGCTGCTGTTCACCAACGCCGGCATGAACCAGTTCAAGGACTGCTTCCTGGGCGAGGAAAAACGTGACTATGTTCGCGCCGCGACCTCCCAGAAATGCGTCCGCGCCGGCGGCAAGCACAACGACCTGGAAAACGTCGGCCGTACCGCCCGCCACCATACCTTCTTCGAAATGCTCGGCAACTTTTCCTTTGGCGATTATTTCAAGAAGGAAGCCATCGCCTTTGCCTGGGAATTTCTTACCCAGGATCTGAAACTCGACAAAAGCCGTCTTTATGTCACGGTTTTTACCGATGACGACGAGGCCGCCGACATCTGGCACCAGCAGGAAGGCGTGCCGCGCGAGCGCATCTTCCGCTTTGGCGAGAAGGACAATTTCTGGTCCATGGGCGATACCGGTCCCTGCGGTCCGTGCAGCGAAATCTTCTGGGATAATGGCCCCGGCGTCGGCTGCGGCCGACCCGACTGCGCCGTCGGCTGCGACTGTGACCGCTACATGGAGATATGGAACAACGTCTTCATGCAATTCAACCGCAGCGCCGACGGCACGCTCGCACCGCTGCCCAAGCCGGCTGTCGATACCGGCATGGGGCTGGAGCGCATCTGCACCGTGATGCAGGGCGTAACCAGCAACTACGACACCGATCTGCTGCGCCGCATCATCGGCCACATCGAACAGCTCAGCGGCAAAGGCTACGGCGCCGATGGCGACAACGATGTCTCCATGCGCGTCATCGCCGACCACAGCCGCGCCACCGCCTTCCTCATCGCCGATGGCGTGCTGCCATCCAACGAGGGCCGGGGCTATGTGCTGCGCCGCATCATGCGGCGGGCCATGCGCCACGCCCGCATGCTGGGCTTCGACACGCCGGTGCTGTACCAGACGGCCACCTTCGTACTCGAAACCATGGCCGGCGCCTACCCCGAGGAAGCCAAACGGGCGGCCTTTGTCGCCAAGGTGGTCAAGAACGAGGAAGAACGCTTCATCCAAACCCTCGGCAACGGCCTGCGCATCCTGCAGGAGGAAATCGACCGCCTGCGCCACCAGGGCGCCACCACCATCCCCGGCGCCGTGGTATTCAAGCTGTATGACACCTTCGGCTTTCCCGTCGATCTGACCGCCGACATCGTTGAAAAAGATGGCTTTGCCCTTGACGAGGCCGGCTTCGACCGCTGCATGGCCCAGCAACGCCAGCAGGCGCGAGAGCACTGGAAGGGTTCCGGCGAGGAAGGCATCGCCAGCATCTACAAGCAGCTGGCCGAACAGGGCCTGCAGGTCGAGTTCACCGGCTATGACAAAACTGCCGACTTCGGCACCATTGTCGCCCTGCTGCGCGACGGCCAGCGGGTCGAGCGCGCCGGCGCCGGCGAACGGGTCGAGATCATCACCTCGGCCACGCCCTTCTATGGCGAATCCGGCGGCCAGAGCGGCGACTGTGGCTGCCTGACCACCCAAGGCGCCGAGGTGCTGATCGACAACGCCATCAAACCGCTGCCGCAACTCATTGTGCATCAGGGGCTGATCCGCAGTGGCGAGCTGGCGGTGGGCGACGCTGCCGAACTGCAGATCGACCGCGAAAAACGCTGCGCCGCCGCCCTCAACCACAGCGCCACCCACCTGCTGCAGGCGGTGCTGGGCGAGGTGCTCGGCGATCATGTGCAGCAGGCCGGCTCGCTGGTGACACCCGAGCGCCTGCGTTTCGACTTCACCCATTTCTCCGCCCTGAGCGACGCCGAACTGCGCCGCATCGAGGATGAGGTCAACCGCCGCATCCGCGAAAACCGCGCCATTGAAACCCAGGAAATGGACACCGAATCGGCCGTGGCCGCCGGCGCCCGCGCCCTGTTCGGCGAAAAATACGGCGAACGCGTGCGGGTGGTGCGCATGGGCGACTTCAGCATGGAACTCTGTGGCGGCACCCATGCCGGCAGCTGTGGCGATATCGGCCTGTTCCGCATCCTGCAGGAATCGGGCATCGCCGCCGGCGTGCGCCGCATTGAAGCCACCACCGGCGCCCAGGCCCTGCGCACCATCCAGCAGCAGGACGAACTGATCAACCAGCTGGCGGCGCTGGTGAAAAGCGACCGCAGCCACCTGACCAGCCGGCTGCAGAAACTGCTGGAACAGCAGCGCGAACTGGAACGGCAGGTAGCCAGCTTAAGCGACCGCCTCGAAGCCGGCCGTGCCGGCGAACTGATCGAGCAGGTGCAGACCATCGCCGGCGTGCCCTGCCTTATCGCCCGCCTTGACGATCTCGACGGCAAACAGTTGCGTGAGCAGTGTGACAAGCTGCGTGACCGGCTGCCTTCGGGTGTCATTGTGCTGGCCGGCGCCTGCGGCGACAAGGCCGCCCTGCTGGTGGCCGTCAGCAAGGATCTGACCAACCGGCTGCAGGCCGGCAAGCTCATTGCACCGCTGGCTGAACAGGTCGGTGGCAAGGGTGGTGGCCGGCCCGATCTGGCCCAGGCCGGCGGCAGCCGGCCCGAAGGTCTGACCGAGCTGCTGCAGCAGGCTCCTGCCCTGCTGGCCGAGGCCCTGCAAAGCTGA
- a CDS encoding regulatory protein RecX has product MSRPAAPDAYTLALRLLGRRGRSTADLAARLRSKGCVEQAIDSALQRCRELGYLDDARLAAERAGQLVRAGRAIGPALQLRLQREGFDSAVCHQATAAYADADLQRRQLAAVAERRFGDPARLSADARQQRRLIQYLQRRGFALSQIFDYLNERQINVYDDR; this is encoded by the coding sequence ATGAGCCGACCGGCGGCGCCTGATGCCTATACCCTGGCCCTGCGCCTGCTCGGTCGGCGGGGCCGCAGCACCGCCGACCTGGCGGCGCGCCTGCGCAGCAAAGGCTGCGTCGAACAGGCCATCGACAGCGCCCTGCAGCGCTGCCGCGAGCTGGGCTATCTCGATGACGCCCGCCTGGCCGCCGAGCGTGCCGGCCAGCTGGTGCGCGCCGGCCGTGCCATCGGTCCGGCCCTGCAACTGCGACTGCAGCGCGAAGGTTTTGACAGCGCGGTCTGCCATCAGGCAACGGCAGCCTACGCCGATGCCGACCTGCAACGCCGGCAGCTGGCCGCAGTGGCCGAGCGCCGGTTTGGCGATCCGGCTCGGCTTTCCGCGGACGCGCGCCAGCAGCGCCGCCTGATCCAGTATCTGCAACGACGTGGCTTTGCCTTGTCGCAGATTTTTGACTACCTCAATGAAAGGCAAATAAACGTTTATGATGACCGCTGA
- a CDS encoding type IV pilus twitching motility protein PilT, producing MDLNEILTMAIKARASDVHIKAGLPPVYRIDGALRPLPKAPRLAPEEIRKMAYAMMNERQRDQFEKASEIDLAYGIAGLGRFRVNLFTQRGSISAVMRAIPFTVQTLDELLLPPIIKKLTQEQRGLILVTGTTGSGKSTTLASMIDAINANRTNHIITIEDPIEFLHRDKKSIINQREMGVDTASFASALKSALRQDPDVILVGEMRDYETIETALTAAETGHLVLSTLHTVDAQESINRIVGVFPPFQQRQIRLQLSAILKGVISQRLVPRADGKGRVPAVEVMVSTARIRELIDDKEKTKMIRDAIQQGHDNYGMQTFDQSLMSLLSHQLITYDEALRQSSNPDDFKLKMSGISSTSDLTWDKFSGTADNDSNAPPA from the coding sequence ATGGACCTCAACGAAATCCTCACCATGGCCATCAAGGCCCGCGCCTCGGACGTGCATATCAAGGCCGGCCTGCCTCCGGTCTACCGTATTGATGGTGCCCTGCGGCCTCTACCCAAGGCGCCGCGTCTGGCACCGGAAGAGATCCGCAAGATGGCCTACGCCATGATGAACGAGCGTCAGCGCGACCAGTTCGAGAAGGCCAGCGAGATTGACCTGGCTTATGGCATTGCCGGTCTCGGCCGTTTCCGTGTCAACCTGTTCACCCAGCGCGGTTCCATCTCCGCCGTGATGCGCGCCATTCCCTTTACGGTGCAGACCCTCGACGAACTGCTGCTGCCGCCCATCATCAAGAAACTGACCCAGGAGCAACGCGGCCTGATTCTGGTCACCGGCACCACCGGCAGCGGCAAGTCGACCACCCTGGCCAGCATGATCGACGCCATCAACGCCAACCGCACCAACCACATCATCACCATTGAAGACCCCATCGAGTTTCTGCATCGTGACAAAAAGAGCATCATCAACCAGCGCGAGATGGGAGTCGACACCGCCTCCTTCGCCTCTGCTCTCAAGTCGGCCCTGCGCCAGGATCCGGATGTGATTCTGGTGGGCGAGATGCGCGACTACGAGACCATTGAAACCGCCCTGACAGCGGCGGAAACCGGCCACCTGGTGCTGTCGACCCTGCATACCGTCGATGCCCAGGAAAGCATCAACCGCATCGTCGGCGTCTTTCCACCGTTTCAGCAACGCCAGATCCGCCTGCAGCTGTCGGCCATCCTGAAGGGCGTCATTTCCCAGCGGCTGGTGCCACGGGCCGACGGCAAGGGCCGCGTGCCGGCGGTGGAGGTCATGGTGTCAACCGCCCGCATCCGCGAGCTGATTGACGACAAGGAAAAGACCAAGATGATCCGCGATGCCATCCAGCAGGGCCACGACAACTACGGCATGCAAACCTTCGATCAGTCCCTGATGAGTCTGCTCAGCCATCAGCTCATCACTTACGATGAAGCCCTGCGCCAGAGCAGCAACCCGGACGATTTCAAGCTCAAGATGTCCGGCATCTCGTCCACCTCCGATCTGACTTGGGACAAGTTCAGCGGCACGGCGGACAACGACAGCAACGCCCCGCCGGCATGA
- the recA gene encoding recombinase RecA, producing MTTDNRKQAIDLAMSQIEKQFGKGSIMRLGGDNVMRDIDTIPTGSLGLDIALGIGGVPRGRIIEVYGPESSGKTTLALHIVAEAQKKGGIAAFVDAEHALDIHYARKLGVNADDLLVSQPDTGEQALEIVEVLVRSGAIDVLVVDSVAALVPRAEIEGEMGDSHMGLQARLMSQALRKLTATISKSNCCVIFINQIRMKIGVMFGNPETTTGGNALKFYASVRMDIRKIATLKQGQDIIGSRTRVKVVKNKTAPPFKEAEFDIMYGEGISKVGELIDLGAANDIVDKSGAWFSFAGERIGQGRENAKTYLKEHPDVALRIEQQVLELYGLSQLQPAPHSPAEQD from the coding sequence ATGACCACCGACAACCGCAAGCAGGCCATTGATCTGGCCATGAGCCAGATTGAAAAACAGTTCGGCAAGGGCAGCATCATGCGTCTGGGTGGCGACAACGTCATGCGCGATATCGACACCATTCCGACGGGCTCCCTCGGTCTTGACATTGCCCTGGGCATCGGCGGTGTGCCACGCGGTCGCATCATTGAGGTGTACGGCCCGGAATCCTCCGGCAAAACCACTCTGGCACTGCACATTGTTGCCGAGGCCCAGAAAAAGGGCGGCATCGCCGCCTTTGTCGATGCCGAGCACGCTCTGGATATCCATTACGCCCGCAAACTCGGCGTCAACGCTGACGATTTGCTGGTTTCTCAGCCCGACACCGGCGAGCAGGCCCTTGAAATCGTCGAGGTGCTGGTTCGCAGCGGCGCCATCGACGTGCTGGTGGTCGACTCGGTTGCCGCCCTGGTGCCACGGGCCGAAATCGAAGGCGAGATGGGCGATTCCCATATGGGCCTGCAGGCGCGCCTGATGTCTCAGGCTCTGCGCAAGCTCACCGCCACCATCAGCAAATCGAACTGCTGTGTCATCTTCATCAATCAGATCCGCATGAAGATCGGCGTGATGTTCGGCAACCCGGAAACCACCACCGGCGGCAACGCCCTGAAGTTCTACGCCTCGGTGCGTATGGACATCCGCAAGATCGCCACCCTCAAGCAGGGCCAGGACATCATCGGCAGCCGCACCCGCGTCAAGGTGGTCAAGAACAAGACCGCGCCACCGTTCAAGGAGGCCGAATTCGACATCATGTACGGCGAAGGCATCTCCAAGGTGGGCGAACTGATCGACCTTGGTGCCGCCAACGATATTGTCGACAAAAGCGGTGCCTGGTTCTCCTTTGCCGGTGAGCGCATCGGTCAGGGACGCGAAAATGCCAAAACCTACCTGAAGGAACACCCGGATGTGGCCCTGCGCATCGAGCAACAGGTGCTGGAACTCTACGGCCTGTCCCAACTGCAGCCGGCCCCACACAGCCCTGCCGAACAGGATTAG
- a CDS encoding nicotinamide-nucleotide amidohydrolase family protein, giving the protein MEIALVCVGNRFLTQPDLPPPLAPLLRLLQDEGCTLSELLVLDDDGRALHQALLRYREQGVVLLVCGGLGSHRQAITSRAAAQAFRLNLALHDGALEQVRDFYQRSGQTLPDGYEKQALLPHKVRLLRNPCGPTPGFFLQQGRTSAFFLPDNSQQLAVMLRQEVLPLLRGLISPQQCHCQSSYRLFGNPRERQEQQLERLPWPEGVGWRLDEDFPCQLLRLSAASGDDSLLQQAALLVEQRLADQIVCRGSASLAQICATRLRDAELSLALAESCTGGLLAKLLTDQPGSSAFFERGAVSYANSAKQDWLGISDQLLLQHGAVSAACARAMAEGIRQRARTDLALAVTGIAGPGGGTADKPVGTVFIALAESSGTQVAHHQFAGDRRQVRLQSACHALDWLRRAAEQRLAGS; this is encoded by the coding sequence ATGGAGATTGCCCTGGTCTGCGTCGGTAACCGTTTTCTGACCCAACCCGACCTGCCACCGCCACTGGCGCCGTTGCTGCGACTCTTGCAGGACGAGGGCTGCACCCTCAGCGAGTTGCTGGTGCTCGATGATGATGGCCGCGCCCTGCATCAGGCCCTGCTACGTTACCGGGAACAGGGCGTGGTATTACTGGTGTGTGGCGGTCTCGGTAGCCATCGCCAGGCCATCACCAGCCGGGCGGCGGCCCAGGCTTTCCGTCTCAACCTGGCGCTGCACGACGGCGCCCTCGAACAGGTACGCGATTTCTACCAGCGCAGTGGCCAGACCCTGCCCGACGGCTACGAAAAGCAGGCCCTGCTGCCACACAAGGTGCGCCTGCTGCGCAACCCCTGTGGCCCGACCCCGGGTTTTTTTCTACAACAGGGTCGCACCAGCGCCTTTTTCCTGCCCGACAACAGCCAGCAACTGGCGGTGATGCTGCGGCAGGAGGTGCTGCCGCTGCTGCGCGGTCTGATCAGCCCGCAGCAGTGCCACTGCCAGAGCAGTTACCGCCTGTTCGGCAACCCCCGTGAGCGTCAGGAACAGCAGCTGGAGCGCCTGCCCTGGCCCGAGGGCGTCGGTTGGCGGCTGGATGAAGACTTTCCCTGTCAGCTGTTGCGACTCAGCGCCGCCTCGGGCGATGACAGCCTGCTGCAGCAAGCTGCCCTGCTGGTGGAACAGCGACTGGCTGACCAGATCGTCTGCCGCGGCAGCGCCAGTCTGGCACAGATCTGCGCTACCCGCCTGCGCGACGCCGAACTGAGTCTGGCCCTGGCCGAATCCTGCACCGGCGGCCTGCTCGCCAAACTGCTGACCGACCAGCCCGGCAGCTCGGCCTTTTTCGAGCGCGGCGCCGTCAGTTATGCCAACAGTGCCAAGCAGGACTGGCTGGGGATCTCCGATCAACTGCTGCTGCAACATGGCGCCGTCAGTGCCGCCTGCGCCCGTGCCATGGCCGAGGGCATCCGCCAGCGCGCCCGCACCGACCTGGCCCTGGCCGTCACCGGCATCGCCGGCCCCGGCGGCGGCACGGCGGACAAACCGGTCGGGACCGTGTTCATCGCCCTGGCCGAGTCCAGCGGCACCCAGGTCGCACACCACCAGTTTGCCGGCGACCGCCGCCAGGTACGGCTGCAGAGTGCCTGCCACGCCCTCGACTGGCTGCGCCGGGCCGCCGAACAGCGGCTGGCGGGGTCTTAA
- a CDS encoding phosphatidylglycerophosphatase A family protein: MWRRLLLSLTSNGGLGYSPWAPGTVGTLAGIPLFYLFAPLPPLQALLGYGLLVALACPLADAAGRFYGQADDGRIVIDELVGYLTTVLLLPFSLETALLGFVFFRLCDIFKPFPASWFDRRLKNGIGVVFDDIVAGLYAAGATRLALQLLA, encoded by the coding sequence ATGTGGCGACGACTTCTGCTGAGCCTCACCAGCAACGGCGGCCTGGGCTACAGCCCCTGGGCTCCCGGCACCGTTGGCACCCTTGCCGGCATTCCCCTGTTCTACCTGTTCGCCCCCCTGCCGCCGCTGCAGGCCCTGCTCGGTTACGGTCTACTGGTGGCGCTGGCCTGCCCGCTGGCGGACGCGGCCGGACGATTCTACGGCCAGGCCGACGATGGCCGCATCGTGATTGATGAGCTGGTTGGCTACCTCACCACCGTGCTGCTGCTGCCTTTCAGTCTGGAGACGGCATTGCTGGGCTTCGTCTTTTTCCGACTGTGCGATATTTTCAAGCCCTTCCCGGCCAGCTGGTTCGACCGCCGCCTGAAAAATGGCATCGGCGTGGTTTTCGACGATATTGTCGCCGGGCTCTATGCCGCCGGCGCCACCCGCCTGGCCCTGCAATTGCTGGCCTGA
- a CDS encoding type IV toxin-antitoxin system AbiEi family antitoxin, translated as MPTLPAREMKLIRSVLHRLNQVPGLRAQHRIGGRPPFSGLLQLSGTWGELVRPIRLAWRISPQQAELLRFQLHTLRDEHPVLLADYIGDSLAQALMADDLAFFDSAGNGFLQAAPLYYRCTGQRGARPAPLPNRCTQRAGLKILYQLLRDPTLADAPYRAIAAAAGVALGTVGPVIQDLLAKGLLHGSDGQRQLGDLEALHQLWEPAFIERLRPRLQVQRCRLNRPWHLGSLPGLIREQGLTDQVLLGGELAAACYCPHTQPQQASLHFPATLVLLKPLLQLRLLPDPDGPIDIVRQFATNQAFARTSAEGVRLSDPLSLRAELLYLGTPPRQALAAQLTRDYLFGANSATLKGATPCGDDFC; from the coding sequence ATGCCCACACTGCCTGCTCGCGAGATGAAGCTGATTCGCTCTGTACTGCACCGGCTCAACCAGGTGCCCGGTCTGCGCGCACAGCACCGGATCGGCGGCCGCCCCCCCTTCAGTGGCCTGCTCCAGCTGAGCGGCACCTGGGGTGAGTTGGTGCGCCCCATACGCCTGGCCTGGCGCATTTCACCACAGCAGGCTGAGTTGCTACGGTTTCAGCTGCATACCCTGCGCGATGAACACCCGGTGCTGCTGGCCGACTATATCGGCGACAGTCTGGCTCAGGCGCTGATGGCTGATGATCTGGCCTTCTTCGACAGCGCTGGCAACGGTTTTTTGCAGGCAGCGCCGCTCTACTACCGCTGTACCGGCCAGCGCGGCGCCCGACCAGCCCCCCTGCCCAATCGATGCACCCAGCGGGCCGGCCTGAAAATCCTTTACCAGCTGCTGCGCGACCCGACCCTGGCCGACGCCCCCTATCGCGCCATTGCCGCCGCCGCCGGCGTCGCCCTGGGCACTGTCGGGCCGGTAATCCAGGATCTGCTGGCCAAAGGGCTGCTGCACGGCAGCGACGGCCAACGCCAGCTGGGGGATCTTGAGGCCCTGCATCAGTTATGGGAACCGGCCTTTATCGAACGGCTGCGGCCCCGCCTGCAGGTGCAGCGCTGCCGCCTGAACAGGCCCTGGCATCTGGGCAGTCTGCCAGGGCTGATTCGCGAACAGGGGCTGACCGATCAGGTTCTGCTGGGAGGCGAACTGGCCGCGGCCTGCTACTGCCCCCATACCCAGCCCCAGCAGGCCAGCCTGCATTTTCCAGCGACCCTGGTTCTGCTCAAGCCCCTGCTGCAACTGCGCCTGCTGCCCGACCCCGACGGTCCCATCGACATTGTCCGCCAGTTCGCCACCAATCAGGCCTTCGCGCGAACCAGTGCCGAAGGGGTACGGCTGAGTGACCCTCTCAGCCTGCGAGCGGAACTGCTTTACCTGGGAACCCCGCCGCGCCAGGCCCTGGCGGCACAGCTGACCCGCGACTATCTGTTCGGCGCCAACAGCGCCACCCTTAAAGGAGCGACACCATGTGGCGACGACTTCTGCTGA
- a CDS encoding DUF362 domain-containing protein, whose amino-acid sequence MAHTINDDCTSCGACADVCPVEAISEGDGKYEIDADTCTDCGACVDACPVGAIEG is encoded by the coding sequence ATGGCTCACACGATTAACGACGATTGCACCAGCTGTGGCGCATGCGCCGATGTCTGCCCGGTAGAAGCGATTTCCGAGGGCGATGGCAAGTACGAGATCGACGCTGACACCTGCACCGATTGCGGCGCCTGTGTTGACGCCTGCCCGGTAGGCGCCATCGAAGGCTAA
- the feoB gene encoding ferrous iron transport protein B: MNTCRLAFAGNPNAGKTTLFNTLTGARQHVGNYPGITVERKEGQLRHDDCDLAIVDLPGCYSLTAYSQEELVAREVLVNERPDLVVNVTDATKLERHLYLTVQFLELGVPLLLALNMMDDVRARGLQIDQQRLAEGLGCPVVGVVARSGEGRQQLLDSAIVAARQRQGGWQGLQLSYGPDIDPVLEDLSNRIAAAGLLAQRYPARWLALKYIEGDDQILALGQQTDSSLSRQLEETVDQLREHCLKTLNTFPEAIIADYRYGFIHTLLKETLTYPQTTNRLDVTDKIDQVLTHKLAGPLLMLGLLYAMFHITFTLGEYPMQALEWLFGLIGDGVRALLPEGHLQSLLVSGIIDGVGGVLGFVPLIIIMFLMIAFLEDSGYMARVAYMLDKVFRTFGLHGSSVMPFIISGGIAGGCAVPGVMAARTLRSPREKLATILTAPFMPCGAKIPVFLLLIGAFFANHRPLIMFLITLTAWAMALLVARLLRSTLIRGESTPFVMELPPYRWPTLQGLLIHTWERTWEYIRKAGTVILAISVLLWTAMTFPTLDAGSLAAFDQQRTTIAQQMNESEAQQEALAAIDRAESTAALKHSFAGRLGQMLEPVSQWAGFNWRTNIALLGGVAAKEVIVSTLGTAYSLGEVDVEEADSLVERIQQDPDWNQAAALAVILFVLLYAPCFVTLVVMARESSWGWACFALLFNSALAFALACLVYQTGLRLL; encoded by the coding sequence ATGAACACCTGCCGACTGGCCTTCGCCGGCAATCCCAATGCGGGCAAAACCACCCTGTTCAACACCCTCACCGGCGCGCGTCAGCACGTCGGCAACTATCCCGGCATCACCGTCGAACGCAAGGAAGGCCAGCTGCGGCATGACGACTGTGATCTGGCAATCGTCGACCTGCCGGGCTGCTATTCGCTGACCGCCTACAGTCAGGAAGAACTGGTGGCCCGCGAGGTGCTGGTCAATGAGCGGCCGGATCTGGTGGTCAATGTAACCGATGCCACCAAGCTGGAACGGCACCTCTACCTGACGGTGCAGTTTCTTGAACTGGGTGTACCGCTGCTGCTGGCACTCAACATGATGGACGATGTGCGCGCCCGTGGGCTACAGATCGACCAGCAGCGTCTGGCCGAAGGACTGGGCTGTCCGGTGGTGGGCGTCGTGGCCCGCAGCGGCGAGGGCCGCCAGCAACTGCTCGACAGTGCCATCGTCGCTGCCCGCCAGCGCCAGGGTGGCTGGCAGGGGCTGCAACTGTCCTATGGCCCGGATATTGATCCGGTACTGGAAGATCTCAGCAACCGCATCGCCGCTGCCGGGCTGCTGGCCCAGCGTTACCCGGCGCGCTGGCTGGCCCTGAAATACATCGAGGGCGACGATCAGATTCTGGCTTTGGGACAACAGACCGACAGCAGCCTGTCCCGCCAGCTTGAGGAAACCGTCGACCAGCTGCGTGAGCACTGCCTGAAAACCCTCAATACCTTCCCCGAAGCCATCATCGCCGACTACCGCTACGGTTTCATCCACACCCTGCTCAAGGAAACGCTGACCTATCCGCAAACGACCAACCGGCTGGATGTCACCGACAAGATCGACCAGGTACTGACCCACAAGCTGGCCGGTCCGCTGTTGATGCTGGGCCTGCTCTACGCCATGTTCCACATCACCTTCACCCTGGGTGAATACCCGATGCAGGCGCTCGAGTGGCTGTTCGGCCTCATCGGTGACGGCGTCCGCGCCCTGTTGCCAGAGGGTCATTTGCAGTCGCTGCTCGTCTCCGGCATCATCGATGGCGTCGGCGGCGTGCTCGGCTTTGTCCCGCTGATTATCATCATGTTCCTGATGATCGCCTTTCTGGAGGACTCCGGCTATATGGCGCGGGTGGCCTATATGCTCGACAAGGTGTTCCGCACCTTCGGCCTGCATGGCAGTTCGGTGATGCCCTTTATCATCTCCGGCGGCATTGCCGGCGGCTGTGCAGTGCCCGGCGTGATGGCGGCCCGTACTCTGCGCAGCCCCCGCGAAAAACTGGCCACCATCCTGACCGCGCCCTTCATGCCCTGTGGCGCCAAGATACCGGTATTCCTGCTGCTGATCGGTGCTTTCTTCGCCAACCACCGGCCGCTGATCATGTTTCTCATCACCCTGACGGCCTGGGCCATGGCCCTGCTGGTGGCACGGCTGCTGCGCTCGACCCTGATCCGCGGCGAATCGACGCCCTTTGTCATGGAACTGCCGCCCTATCGCTGGCCGACCCTGCAGGGTCTGCTGATCCACACCTGGGAACGCACCTGGGAATACATCCGCAAGGCTGGCACCGTGATTCTGGCCATTTCGGTGCTGCTGTGGACCGCCATGACCTTCCCCACCCTCGATGCAGGCAGCCTGGCAGCCTTCGACCAGCAACGCACGACCATCGCTCAGCAGATGAACGAGAGTGAAGCACAACAAGAAGCCCTCGCCGCCATCGACCGGGCCGAGAGTACCGCGGCCCTTAAGCACTCCTTTGCCGGCCGGTTGGGCCAGATGCTGGAACCCGTCAGCCAGTGGGCCGGGTTCAACTGGCGCACCAACATCGCCCTGCTCGGTGGAGTGGCGGCCAAGGAGGTGATTGTGTCGACCCTGGGCACGGCCTATTCCCTCGGTGAGGTCGATGTCGAGGAGGCCGACAGCCTGGTCGAACGCATCCAGCAGGATCCGGACTGGAACCAGGCAGCGGCTCTGGCAGTCATCCTGTTTGTTCTGCTTTATGCCCCTTGCTTTGTCACCCTGGTGGTCATGGCTCGCGAATCCAGCTGGGGCTGGGCCTGCTTCGCCCTGCTGTTCAACAGCGCCCTGGCTTTTGCCCTGGCCTGTCTGGTCTATCAGACCGGTCTGCGGCTGCTGTAG
- a CDS encoding FeoA family protein, producing MLCSLRQLQLHDKATIVTIGAAGELGRRIRDMGLVPGTEIEIVGRAPLKDPVALRLRGFTLTLRNNEADFITVQTEDHSA from the coding sequence ATGCTCTGTTCCCTGCGGCAGCTGCAGCTGCACGATAAAGCCACCATCGTAACCATCGGCGCCGCCGGCGAACTGGGCCGGCGCATCCGCGACATGGGCCTGGTACCGGGTACCGAGATCGAAATCGTCGGCCGGGCGCCACTAAAGGATCCGGTTGCGCTGCGCCTGCGTGGCTTCACCCTGACCCTGCGCAACAACGAAGCCGATTTCATCACCGTCCAAACCGAGGATCATAGCGCATGA